The genomic stretch ACAGCGCAGTTCATGAAGTGGTCGGTGTAAGAGCCGAAACCATCGATGATGTCGTGGTCATCCCAGATGTTGACCTGGGGAATCTGGCTGTTGGCAGTAGAAAATGGCTTGTGGCCATACCACCTGATGTAGTTGTTGTAGTAGTACTCGTCGCATTCATCACGCATCTTCCTGTCAAAGGGGTATTCGCGTCGCTTGTGCGGGTTGCCAATGTCGGTCCAGGGCTTGAGCGGGCCGTCTACTCGCACTCCGTCATTGTAGATTTGGTCACCGCCACCGATCATGACGTGGAAGGGTCGCTGCTCGTGCATACGGAGAACATCGTTCCACAGAACAGGTCCTTGCCAAATGTCCATGTCTGTGCCAACACTGAAGCCGTTGCAGGAGTGGAACATGATGCGCATCGACTGTGAGATTGAGGGTATCACGAAGACTTGCGGCTTCTCTTCTTTGGAGCCTTCCACATATTTCAGGCCCTGGATATCATAGCTCCACCGCGACTCGAATGGCTGCATGGGAGCCTCGATGATGAATCGCCAGAAGGCCTTCTTGGAATCTTCGTATAGCTTTTGTCCATGGAAGGTCCTCTCCGCCACGCTGAACCTTACATGGCCTATACTCCTGTCGACTGCGCCAGCCGGTGAAAGCACAAGTTGCGGGTTCGAGTATACAGCATTCGCGTCTTGCTGCCCGGGAGTTGTGACGATCAGAACACTGCCGTGCCAGACGGGCTGCCCAGTCTGCTGATTGCTGGTGCGTCTATAATTCAAAAGGGGGCCCATGATGACGTCCAAGACACCCGAGGTGCTGACAACTTGGGGCCCCTGGCCGATGCCCGTGACGCCGCTTGGATCTTCATGACTTGGGAGGTATTCGGTAGCCATAGCGAAGGTTGATGGCGTTCAGGATCGATGTCTTGAAATTGAGTAAAGTATATCCGCAAACGCGCGCGGGATGTATACCACTTCACGACCCAGTCAGTACAGTGACTCAAACCGAGCAACGAGGGACTTACAATGGCGACGCGCTCTGACGCTGCCAGCTGAAGTCTTGATGTTGGCGCGGATGCTATGCGCGACGCTAGTCGAGGTGGTGTTCCTGTCGCGACGAAGTCAATTGCGCGACTATACGGTGCTGCACTCTGGGGAAAACCGCGACTATGGAGGCGGGGTTGGATGGATGTAAGAATGAActgaaggagaaggccgaAGCAGCCAAACAAAAAGCCGCTCTAGCCTGACAGTCAAGAAAGATGTTGTGCCTGTGATTGATGGCACAGCGACGGCAAGGATTGTTGCCGCACGACATGCTCGAATCCTGGCAAGGCCTTCCGCGCCGTAGCGGATCTTAGAAGAGCGGACCAGGACTACTACCAATCTTTTGACCCGTCGTTCACGCCGTCTCCATCCGACGTGTCTTGATGCCCACTCTTTTGTTACTTTGCAAGGTCATGAATCGCTCCCAACGATATCTATGAGCTCACCATCGATTTTCCGCGCCACAGACGCCCAAAGCAAGCTTTTGCGATGCATGCCAAGCAATTACTACCTCTGCCAAGCAATCATTAGCGCGACGTGATGACGAACGGGCGTGGCAGTTGTGTGGCTGCGACCCACTCATAATCTCCAGCCTGCAACCCGCGCATGTCAGGGAAAGATTCGCGCACAGATTGTGGCATGCGGATGACGGCTCCAAAAAAGGGCGACGTGGCTTTAATGCTGATCAATTGTTGAAACAAGACCCTGAAAACATAAGTAGGTTGTCAAGGGGCTTGAAGCTTATCCCGCTGTACTTGGGGTCTTTCTATAGCACGGATATGAATGACTTCTACATATATATTCTATACCTTGCAAATACAAACTTTCTTATATCTAGTTTAATCGTTCTCTCTTAAGAGTCACTACACATAATCTACATTTCACAGCCTAACGTATAAGTCCGCGTTGCAGCACACAACCTATGCAAGACTACACATATATTTGTGAAGCAATACATAAAAATCGAATTGCCCTTACTTCCCATTTAGTATCAATTTTAACTTTACTCAACATCTCCTGCCATAATGCCGCCACAATCTATTTCTATCCCCTCCATCACATGCACCCACGGCCCCTTACATAATCACAAACAGGCCGCAATGCGCTCAACGCGTATGCCTTACCACAATCCACACCCAATCTGAATACTTGCCCAAACAGGTAACTGGTATACCACAGCCCACCGGGCTATACTGGTACCAAACTCGCGCGCAGCAACTCTAGCTTTCCTGCACATGACCAAATGCGCCATAATTTACACCAACTTGCACTACTTTCGAAAAGAGGAAAGCTCCTACCATAATGCCTTGGAAGTGCAAGGAATAAAAGGACGTGCGTGCGGTAGCTGCCAGATTACTAGAATCCACACCTAAGAGAATCCGTAACTTGCCTATTGCAGTAAAACATCTATGACTAAAGAAATAATTTGATAGGGAGGAAAGGTGGAAAAAATTATATCATCTATCATCTGCAGACTATAGCAATCTGCGATGCTTACGTAGAAAGTATACGCAAGACTTTGACGATTGGAAGAATTGATACACGTGAGGATATTCATTAGGAGCAGGTTACTTGGAACATGTTGGTATATATCAATGCGATGTTATTGCAAATCAATTGCGGTGACCCTAAGTGGTTTTCGTTGCAATTCAACTACAAGTCCTCATGCTTCTTCCTCATCATCCACAGGCAGCACTTCATCTCTACTCAACCCTATTTCTTCGCCCACTCTCCTTACCACCTCTTTGATAGCCGCACAAGCCGGACTATCAGGATATGCCGTCAAAAAACTCTCGCCAAAATCACATGCCATGCCTATCCTCGGGTCCAGGGGCACCGCGCCCAAGAAAGGGATGTTCTGATCTTTAGCCAATTTTGCTGCACCACCGGTACTCGCCCTGAAGATATGGCTTTCATGTTTACATCCAGGACACACAAATCCACTCATGTTCTCCACAATCCCCAGGATAGCTATACCCGCTTTCCGGCAAAAGTCAATCTCCTTCCTCACATCTAGTAGCGACACTTCCTGCGGTGTGGAAACAAGAACTGCGCCGTCGACGCCAGAGGCTTTGAGGAACGAATTTACGGACAAGTGTTCGTCGGAGGTGCCCGGGGGCGTGTCAACGACGAGGAAGTCTAGTTCGCCCCATGTCACGTCCATGAGAAACTTCTTGATGAGGCCGTTCTTCTTTGCGCCGCGCCAGATTACGGCGTCGTCGCGGTTCGGTAGCATAAACTGTACACTCATGACACCGAGGTTCTCGCTAACCCATACGGGTTCCCATCCTTCTCCGCTGACATGTATGGTTTCATCCTCTACGCCCATCATCTTTGGTATGCTTGGCCCGCAGATATCCGTATCCATGAGACCGACGGTCGAGGATGGGTTTGATGCGAATCCGTGCGACAGCATGGTGCTGAAGGTTGACTTGCCGACACCGCCCTTGCCCGAAAGAACGAGGATTTTATGCTTGACCGAGGAGAGGCGGGCGGTTATAATGGGTATGTCGGGATCTGGGCCTTTCGGCGCGGACGCGCATATCGACTGGTTAGGACATCCTGCGCATGAGTCTGCTTGACCTGCTGTAGCAGATTCAGGACCTGGGCAGTGCTCTATGAATGTTGTCAGTCGTCAGTCGTCACATGAATGATGGAGTGCGACGCCGAGGGGTGGCGGGGCAGACGTACCAGGCTCAGGCGCAACGAGCTTTGGTGCTGCTTTCAAAGGCGCTTCGAAATCAACCTGTACTGGCTCTTCTAGTGAGGGTACCATAGCTTGTGTAATTGCGAGGGGCGAAATGTGAGGGCTACATCGTTGCATGCGGAGAGAAAGACCTGGAGGCTTGATAATCAGCATCCGCGGGTAGGCCTGCAAGTCTTGGCAATTTGCCCCACAATCGCCCGACTACCGGGCGCGAGTCTCAAGCTCCACCTTTGACTTCATCAAGGAACAAGACAAGGTGTCGATTGAAAGGTTCTATTCATGCAAGCTATGCTCGTCTATACATATCATTCAGCGGATACCCAATCCCTTATCTCATCACTCAATCTTCGTGGTCCAAGTAGACGAAAGTCTACTTCAACTTGACCATCACGTACGGTATCTCAAcatcctcctccttctgGTCCTCGGCTGTGATCTCGAAGATGACGTTCTTCTGGTGGTCCGGTACAGGCTTCTTACTTACGTGCTCAACGAGCTTGCTCATCCTGGACTTTGTTAGTATTTGTATAAACGATAAAAATGTAGATACTTGCGTAAGAGGCATCCTATCCTTTAGCTTGCTGGGAGGATAGAAAGATGCGTAAAGTAGGCTGACACCGGAGCTGATCATCTGAATCGAGAGACCCTTCTTCTCAAAGTGCGCCACAAAGTCCTTCAGTGGGATGTCGTCTACTTCGAAACGATCCCATAGCTTGTCAATCGTGACCTCGCCATCATGCCCTTGGTAAGTACCCTTCGGGCTTGCAATTGGCTCGCTAAAGCCGAAGAATGGAAGTGCCAAGTTAATGAAGCCGTTCTTGTACTGCTCAATGTCGGTCTTGCCATCGATGATCTTGTACAGTTCAAGGTTGACAAGGCCGGTGACCAGTGCTGTAGTGGTCGCAATGGCAGGGATAATCTTTCCAGCAATGAACTTCGTCTTGTGTCGGTCTGCTTGCTCAATCTTGTAGTTCTCCGCACGAAGGTTGCTGGCGGCAGTGATGAAGTCGATGTGATGATTGGTGTCATCATCCTTCTCGAACTCTACAGGCTCAAGCTTGAATCCAGCGAGCGACTTCGGTGCTGGAAGCTGGTTGATAATGCTGTCGAGCGATCCACTATCGTCGCCGCCAGCCTGGTTGGCGTTTGGATCTGGCTCCTTCTCGTCGGCTTGAATCTTTACGGTAGGATCGGGTTGGAAGTCGGGAACAATCATGTCATTGAGCACTTCGACGTAGTGTTCCCGAGACGCATTTGGCTTGATACCATAGTTGTACGCGTGTAGAGTAGCAGCTGCTTCGACATATGTGAAATGGGTTGGGTTTGAAGGGTCAAACTTGGATGGGTCAGGCGCACGCTTTGGTCCTGACCAGAATGGCTGACCAGATCCCGTCTTGGAGTCCTTGGGGAAATTGTAAAGCAATTGCGCGATGGCGTGGTTGTAGTTCTTCTCGAACTGATGGCGAGCCCAGACAATGCAGTCATCAAAAGACAGCGGCTTCTCGGTCACCAAGAAGTCTCGCAGAGTCTCCAGAGTCTGCTTCTCATTTCCAGACTGCTTCAGTGATGCGCCAAGGTAATCAGGCTGCGTCAGATACAGGTTGACGATTTCGGGTCCCTTGACGAACAGAGAATCAAACGACTCCCGCGCCCACGCAATGGTGTGCTCAATTCGGTTGGGGAAACTCCTCAGTGTGCACATGGGGAAAGACTTCTCCGGTGGATCTTGTGACGAGGAATAAGACTCTGTGATAAATGGCAGGACAACCTGGGTGTTGCCCTTGGTACCAAGAGTGCCGCTATCGAGCAGAGGCTTGCGGAAGAACACACATCGACGATCAACATATGTACGTGCCTCTACGTTGTCGAGTGCGTTTGTGACTCCGTCCAGCGAGTTCCAGAACTCCTCGTTGAAGATATGCTCGGTCTCAGGACCGACCTTGTCTTGCAAGGTAACAACCTTCCCACTGAGGTCGGGGTTCATGACTTGTACAGCCTTTGCTGCAGCGTCGCTCTTTAGCTTGCCAACGTCGGCCGGTCGGAATAAGAACTGTCGGTTAAGATTGCTCTTCTCGATCTGGTCGTTATCGGTTACGGTGATCTTGCCTTCGGGCCCAGTGCCTAGACCCATCATTGCCCAGTTCTTCAGCATCTCGCAGCCAATGGCACCCGCACCAACGAGGAACTGTTTGACATTGCTGAGTTTCTTCTGGTATTCCTGACCCAAGACAGCGATTTGACCATCATAACGTGAGCCAATCGGCGCGCACTGCTCTTCCGAACGGGTTGTCGATGTTGGGAGAGACTCTAGCGAGTCAAAGTAGAGGAACTGAACGATGGGGTGGAACTTTCCGGACACAGATTTCAAGACTTCCTGCGCAGCCATACCACCAAAGAATGCAGCGACCGGGCT from Pyrenophora tritici-repentis strain M4 chromosome 1, whole genome shotgun sequence encodes the following:
- a CDS encoding ParA multi-domain protein, translating into MVPSLEEPVQVDFEAPLKAAPKLVAPEPEHCPGPESATAGQADSCAGCPNQSICASAPKGPDPDIPIITARLSSVKHKILVLSGKGGVGKSTFSTMLSHGFASNPSSTVGLMDTDICGPSIPKMMGVEDETIHVSGEGWEPVWVSENLGVMSVQFMLPNRDDAVIWRGAKKNGLIKKFLMDVTWGELDFLVVDTPPGTSDEHLSVNSFLKASGVDGAVLVSTPQEVSLLDVRKEIDFCRKAGIAILGIVENMSGFVCPGCKHESHIFRASTGGAAKLAKDQNIPFLGAVPLDPRIGMACDFGESFLTAYPDSPACAAIKEVVRRVGEEIGLSRDEVLPVDDEEEA
- a CDS encoding ubiquitin-activating enzyme E1, whose product is MQVDSPATAIEQLKEASGNNGEIDESLYSRQLYVLGHEAMKRMGSSNVLVAGLRGLGVEIAKNIALAGVKSLTLYDPKPAALADLSSQFFLTPADVGKPRASATVPKVSELNPYTPVQEYSGGDLTSDLSQLKQFQVIVLTDTALEDQIKIADYCHDNGIFIVITDTYGLFGTIFTDFGKNFTVGDPTGENVSTGIIAGIDEEGIVSALDETRHGLEDGDWVTFSEVEGMEGLNGCAPRKIEVKGPYTFSIGDVSGLGEYKKGGQFIQVKMPKIINFEPFSKQLKKPELLISDFAKFDRPQQLHVGIHALHKFASLHKGEFPRPHHEADATELFKIAQEIAAQGEEKVELDEKLIKELSYQARGDLSPVAAFFGGMAAQEVLKSVSGKFHPIVQFLYFDSLESLPTSTTRSEEQCAPIGSRYDGQIAVLGQEYQKKLSNVKQFLVGAGAIGCEMLKNWAMMGLGTGPEGKITVTDNDQIEKSNLNRQFLFRPADVGKLKSDAAAKAVQVMNPDLSGKVVTLQDKVGPETEHIFNEEFWNSLDGVTNALDNVEARTYVDRRCVFFRKPLLDSGTLGTKGNTQVVLPFITESYSSSQDPPEKSFPMCTLRSFPNRIEHTIAWARESFDSLFVKGPEIVNLYLTQPDYLGASLKQSGNEKQTLETLRDFLVTEKPLSFDDCIVWARHQFEKNYNHAIAQLLYNFPKDSKTGSGQPFWSGPKRAPDPSKFDPSNPTHFTYVEAAATLHAYNYGIKPNASREHYVEVLNDMIVPDFQPDPTVKIQADEKEPDPNANQAGGDDSGSLDSIINQLPAPKSLAGFKLEPVEFEKDDDTNHHIDFITAASNLRAENYKIEQADRHKTKFIAGKIIPAIATTTALVTGLVNLELYKIIDGKTDIEQYKNGFINLALPFFGFSEPIASPKGTYQGHDGEVTIDKLWDRFEVDDIPLKDFVAHFEKKGLSIQMISSGVSLLYASFYPPSKLKDRMPLTQVSTFLSFIQILTKSRMSKLVEHVSKKPVPDHQKNVIFEITAEDQKEEDVEIPYVMVKLK